A region from the Linepithema humile isolate Giens D197 chromosome 1, Lhum_UNIL_v1.0, whole genome shotgun sequence genome encodes:
- the LOC136998478 gene encoding uncharacterized protein isoform X2 — protein MVRYYVVLCEDFCSLVPEHWVHLDHKFILWPPKNMKFIRKKMHVLQPDDRWIKYEYRKLLGPFETIEVANQVEEHCTNASTNDDTDDLCTKALIKPAKKRVTKKPARLGDTSEEEAATDDDIGIGAFVPPPSNYQAQQKCDHSAKSVSPMVTVSVSELSLVDVLQHNSILENEKLLSHDVSEELENFDAVFEREIAFASLQVENSPSRHWQNVLATNKDEKQSQNTCQRNKGIVTTKSLTNPCKKKLLPTSIRNECHKGVSLPLKKQRTVEDESSNMQESDDDSKEMDEEQLDDTDQRRLFQQRGNARSCEPLTEERFLKYYKTIMTKLNHVINQLQDHGRPVLNEEVDNLLPDFPLETSEDLEIFNDNLQSADVCKQFTRHILLPTQHA, from the exons ATGGTGCGATATTATGTTGTATTGTGCGAAGACTTTTGCTCTCTCGTTCCTGAGCATTGGGTGCATCTGGATCATAAGTTCATTCTTTGGCCTCCAAAAAACATGAAattcataagaaaaaaaatgcatgtaCTTCAACCAGATGACCGATGGATCAAGTACGAATATCGTAAACTCCTGGGACCTTTcg AGACCATTGAAGTTGCCAATCAAGTAGAGGAGCATTGCACGAACGCTTCCACAAATGATGATACGGATGATCTGTGTACGAAAGCGTTAATAAAACCGGCCAAGAAACGTGTCACCAAAAAACCCGCACGTCTTGGGGATACCTCGGAAGAGGAAGCAG CTACTGACGATGATATTGGCATAGGTGCATTCGTACCACCACCTTCAAATTACCAGGCCCAACAGAAATGTGATCATTCTGCGAAAAGTGTTAGTCCTATGGTCACAGTTTCGGTATCAGAACTTTCACTAGTCGACGTATTGCAGCATAACTCTATTTTag agaACGAAAAGTTGTTATCGCATGATGTATCCGAGGAGCTTGAAAACTTCGATGCAGtttttgaaagagaaattgCATTCGCATCTCTTCAGGTAGAGAATTCTCCATCACGACACTGGCAAAATGTATTGGCAACCAACAAGGATGAGAAGCAATCTCAAA ATACATGTCAAAGAAATAAAGGTATTGTCACGACGaagtcattaaccaacccttgcaaaaagaaacttttgccTACTTCCATACGAAATGAATGTCACAAGGGAGTGTCATTACCGTTGAAGAAACAGCGAACAG TTGAAGATGAGTCGTCGAACATGCAGGAGAGCGATGATGACTCCAAAGAAATGGACGAAGAGCAACTCGATGACACTGATCAGAGGCGCTTGTTTCAACAACGAGGAAATGCTCGTTCATGTG AACCGTTGACTGAGGAGcggtttttaaaatattataaaacaatcatGACGAAACTCAACCACGTCATAAATCAACTCCAAGATCATGGTAGACCTGTGCTGAATGAGGAGGTTGACAACCTCCTGCCAGATTTTCCACTGGAGACGAGTGAAGATCTGGAGATTTTTAATGACAATCTGCAATCTGCGGATGTATGCAAGCAATTT ACTCGCCACATACTGCTCCCCACACAACACGCGTGA
- the LOC136998478 gene encoding uncharacterized protein isoform X1: protein MVRYYVVLCEDFCSLVPEHWVHLDHKFILWPPKNMKFIRKKMHVLQPDDRWIKYEYRKLLGPFETIEVANQVEEHCTNASTNDDTDDLCTKALIKPAKKRVTKKPARLGDTSEEEAATDDDIGIGAFVPPPSNYQAQQKCDHSAKSVSPMVTVSVSELSLVDVLQHNSILENEKLLSHDVSEELENFDAVFEREIAFASLQVENSPSRHWQNVLATNKDEKQSQNTCQRNKGIVTTKSLTNPCKKKLLPTSIRNECHKGVSLPLKKQRTVEDESSNMQESDDDSKEMDEEQLDDTDQRRLFQQRGNARSCEPLTEERFLKYYKTIMTKLNHVINQLQDHGRPVLNEEVDNLLPDFPLETSEDLEIFNDNLQSADVCKQFVSLCTCTKYNSYMMHIF from the exons ATGGTGCGATATTATGTTGTATTGTGCGAAGACTTTTGCTCTCTCGTTCCTGAGCATTGGGTGCATCTGGATCATAAGTTCATTCTTTGGCCTCCAAAAAACATGAAattcataagaaaaaaaatgcatgtaCTTCAACCAGATGACCGATGGATCAAGTACGAATATCGTAAACTCCTGGGACCTTTcg AGACCATTGAAGTTGCCAATCAAGTAGAGGAGCATTGCACGAACGCTTCCACAAATGATGATACGGATGATCTGTGTACGAAAGCGTTAATAAAACCGGCCAAGAAACGTGTCACCAAAAAACCCGCACGTCTTGGGGATACCTCGGAAGAGGAAGCAG CTACTGACGATGATATTGGCATAGGTGCATTCGTACCACCACCTTCAAATTACCAGGCCCAACAGAAATGTGATCATTCTGCGAAAAGTGTTAGTCCTATGGTCACAGTTTCGGTATCAGAACTTTCACTAGTCGACGTATTGCAGCATAACTCTATTTTag agaACGAAAAGTTGTTATCGCATGATGTATCCGAGGAGCTTGAAAACTTCGATGCAGtttttgaaagagaaattgCATTCGCATCTCTTCAGGTAGAGAATTCTCCATCACGACACTGGCAAAATGTATTGGCAACCAACAAGGATGAGAAGCAATCTCAAA ATACATGTCAAAGAAATAAAGGTATTGTCACGACGaagtcattaaccaacccttgcaaaaagaaacttttgccTACTTCCATACGAAATGAATGTCACAAGGGAGTGTCATTACCGTTGAAGAAACAGCGAACAG TTGAAGATGAGTCGTCGAACATGCAGGAGAGCGATGATGACTCCAAAGAAATGGACGAAGAGCAACTCGATGACACTGATCAGAGGCGCTTGTTTCAACAACGAGGAAATGCTCGTTCATGTG AACCGTTGACTGAGGAGcggtttttaaaatattataaaacaatcatGACGAAACTCAACCACGTCATAAATCAACTCCAAGATCATGGTAGACCTGTGCTGAATGAGGAGGTTGACAACCTCCTGCCAGATTTTCCACTGGAGACGAGTGAAGATCTGGAGATTTTTAATGACAATCTGCAATCTGCGGATGTATGCAAGCAATTTGTAAGTTTATGTACATGTACTAAATACAATAGTTACATGATGCACATTTTTTGA
- the LOC136998487 gene encoding uncharacterized protein isoform X1: MKMCRVILISIRIQTVQGRTNERLNTIERKIDCNVINTIPTKPRILPFSTIEAIQMFTKDNAVYEEVVQYFKFLNCITLKDSVHQCIKEALTMQVAGQMTWWGINDIKFPFYNTILCQAIYQAVASNRYYPKPTREEFQKNIVASLKIAKQRFRNARGRHPGVQGNRRNLQATADALYNDDNDGDNRNSENDDNDRDNRNSENEYNVTDVENDSDENEHSSNDS; the protein is encoded by the exons atgaaaatgtgcCGTGTAATTCTAATTTCAATAAGGATTCAAACTGTACAAGG aaGAACAAATGAACGATTGAATACAATAGAGCGAAAAATCGATTGCAACGTTATTAATACAATTCCTACAAAGCCGCGAATTCTTCCATTTTCGACAATAGAAGCAATACAAATGTTTACAAAGGATAACGCCGTTTATGAAgaagtt GTACagtactttaaatttttaaactgcaTAACATTAAAAGATAGCGTGCATCAATGTATAAAAGAAGCTTTAACGATGCAAGTAGCCGGACAAATGACATGGTGGggaattaatgatattaaattcccattctataatacaattttatgtcAAGCGATTTACC aagccGTAGCGTCAAATAGGTATTATCCTAAACCAACCAGAGAagaattccaaaaaaatatcGTCGCATCCTTGAAAATTGCCAAACAACGATTCCGGAATGCCAGAGGTAGACATCCAGGTGTACAAGGAAATCGGAGAAATTTGCAGGCAACTGCAGatgcattatataatgatGATAACGACGGGGATAATAGAAATTCAGAAAATGATGATAACGACAGGGATAATAGAAATTcagaaaatgaatataacgTTACAGACGTAGAAAATGATAGCGATGAAAATGAGCACTCATCAAATGATTCATAA
- the LOC136998487 gene encoding uncharacterized protein isoform X2 codes for MQRTNERLNTIERKIDCNVINTIPTKPRILPFSTIEAIQMFTKDNAVYEEVVQYFKFLNCITLKDSVHQCIKEALTMQVAGQMTWWGINDIKFPFYNTILCQAIYQAVASNRYYPKPTREEFQKNIVASLKIAKQRFRNARGRHPGVQGNRRNLQATADALYNDDNDGDNRNSENDDNDRDNRNSENEYNVTDVENDSDENEHSSNDS; via the exons ATGCA aaGAACAAATGAACGATTGAATACAATAGAGCGAAAAATCGATTGCAACGTTATTAATACAATTCCTACAAAGCCGCGAATTCTTCCATTTTCGACAATAGAAGCAATACAAATGTTTACAAAGGATAACGCCGTTTATGAAgaagtt GTACagtactttaaatttttaaactgcaTAACATTAAAAGATAGCGTGCATCAATGTATAAAAGAAGCTTTAACGATGCAAGTAGCCGGACAAATGACATGGTGGggaattaatgatattaaattcccattctataatacaattttatgtcAAGCGATTTACC aagccGTAGCGTCAAATAGGTATTATCCTAAACCAACCAGAGAagaattccaaaaaaatatcGTCGCATCCTTGAAAATTGCCAAACAACGATTCCGGAATGCCAGAGGTAGACATCCAGGTGTACAAGGAAATCGGAGAAATTTGCAGGCAACTGCAGatgcattatataatgatGATAACGACGGGGATAATAGAAATTCAGAAAATGATGATAACGACAGGGATAATAGAAATTcagaaaatgaatataacgTTACAGACGTAGAAAATGATAGCGATGAAAATGAGCACTCATCAAATGATTCATAA